The genomic interval GTGCATCTAACTCACGCCGAAACCCTTGTGAAAGATATACTAGCTCTAAGTTCTCCTCAAACGTGGCTCCTTTAGCTGTTCTCTTACGAACCATAATGTTATAGGCTTCACGCGCTTCTTGTACCCGGTAACGAATAACTTCTGGTGTACTGCTGGGTTTGCGAGCACTAGCCTTTTGGCGTTGTTGCAGTGCTTTACGGTACTCTTCCATAAGGTGTCCTTTGGTTACGGCAGTGAACACGGCACCGGCTAAGCTTTTGATTTTACCCTGACTGCTCTTATTACGTTGTTGGTGCACGACGTATTGCACGTAGCCAGGCTCTATTTCACCTTTGTCGATGAGTTCCCCAATGGCCGCGATGCTGCTAGCAGAGACGCCGACTTCCAGCAGAGATTTTTGCCATTCGGCTGTTGCAGGTAAAGATGGCAGCAGCACCTCGCTAGTGACTGGCGTAAATCGAAAACGGATTTCTTCTACGCTGTTAGCTTTTCCGCGAATCAGATCATATTCAAAGGCTAAGTTAGTTTGCGCTAACTCTTGCTGAGCCCGATCTAGTACTCGGAGCTTGAATAGTGGAAATTGCTTGTATTGGCCCTCTAAATCCAGCAGCCGCTTCAACTCCTCCACACGTACAGTGCGTGTACCAAAGCTCCCATACTGCTTGAGTAGCCAGTATATACGATAGGAATGCGCACTTTTTAATTTAAGCAACTGCATAAGTTGGGCCTGCGTGAAGTTGCCGTCGTTGAGTTGCAGTAGGTGCTCTCGTACTCGATCATTGAAACGTACAACTAAAGCTCGCTCCTCACTACTGTAATCGGCATACGCCATCAAGGGGGTATTTGAGAAGCTCGGTGCTTCTTCAGTCGTCTGCCCAGCTCTCCTTTTTTTGCTGGGCCGTTCGATATAAATGACCCGGGAGGCTAGCAGCGCGCACATATCCTTAAGCTGCTGATAATCATTGCTACTCGGGCGACGGCCGGACGTAGCAACCACTTCGGTAACAGGAATATGTAGCTCATAAAACTCCGTATCCTCTCGATTGATGCGAGCTAACATGGCCATGAAGAGCCGCATTTCTAAAGTAGTCAGTGCAAAGCGCGCGTTTACTAAGTCGTTGCGTTGGACGACCAATTTGCTGGTAGTCTCAGGCTTGTCGTGGGTAAAGAGTTCAGCTTGCATAGACGTACAGAGTAAGACAAGACGTTCAGTACGGTAATACTATTACAAATATTTATTCTGTAATAGGCTTTCGTGCTTTTGGTAATAGGTATGCACGTCTCCCTCGTGCTTTTAGTCATAGGGTTTTCGTGCTTTTAGTAATAAGCTTTCGTGCTTTTGGTAATAGGCTTTTCGTGCTTTTAGTAATAATTGATGCTTATAAGAACATAGTAGTCAAGTAGTTACACGAAGCATAATACTAGGTAATATTATAAATAAAAGTAAACTACCGTTTAAAAGGTAGATTTTTGTAAGTAATTGATAGCAAGGAGTTTAATCAACTACTTTTACAAGTAATTGAAAAAGTATTCTAATTGAGGGCGGTGGGCAGGGATTCGTGCTTTTTGTAATAGGGGTCGTTCTTTGATTTGTTAGTTATGTCATTGAAAATAAGAAAGTTGATTTTAATTAAATGGTGAAATAGCACTGTTTTAGATAGAAATACTTATTACAAAAAGCACGAAAGTGGTAGTATATGTCATGATTAGATGTGCCCTATTACAAAAAGCACGAATTATCGATTCGGATGCTCTCAGAAGAGGAAAGAGCAGCCAGACTATTTCGTGCTTTTTGTAATAGGAGCAATACCTGTATACAGAAAAGAATGTATGAGAAAGCAGAGAAGGGGGTATTGAGGTGTTTTAGCTAGCTAGACGGAATAGTTAGGACAATTAATTTAAATAACTGTTGGCGAGCGAGATAAGAGTATTTATAATCGATGCTAGAATGCATGCGCCGGTAGTGATAGTAATCAAAGTAGTCGGCTGCGTTGGCAAATATGGGCCATTCACGTATTTACAGTTCTAAAGAGCGACAAGAGGCTTTCAGCTTGGTCATTGTTGCAGCATTCGCCGCGTTGTCTCTGCGAGCGTAGGGCTTAGTGACAGTGCAGCAGGGAGTAGTGAGCACTGCCGTAGCACTGGCTGCCTTGGTCCGAGAATGCAAGAGTACGCCAGCCGTTGGCCATTGGCTCAGCAAGGCGCTCTGTATGGCCGCCGTAATCAGCGGTTCAGTCATGGTGGTCATACATGCCAACCCGTGTTGTGTTTACTAGCTGGATCCTGGAACGCACCTAGATAGGCCCACGCGGCACTAGCCAATAGCAAGTATCGACATAGAAGTCGACTTTTCATTGCCTGCTGTGCGCATTGTGCGCCTATTGGCTCAACTCGCTACCAACACGGACGACCAGCCAAACTGCGCTGCGACAATGGTCCGGAACTGATTAGCAGTTCTTTGAGCGAGTGGTACGAAGAACAGAGCATTGTTCTGCAATACATTTAGCTCGGCAAGCCGCCCCAAAATGCCTACGTCGAACGTTCCAACAGCTCGATTCACTGCGAGGTGCTCGATGCTCACCTGTTCGCTGGTTTGCAGCGAGTACGCCTACACTATTGACTATACTTTCGGTGTGTCACCCGAGGTTGATCATGTAAAATACATGCGAACTTTGTTGCTGATTCAGCAACAAAGTTCTATCTTCAGAATACAGAAAGCGCAATACAGCGTTTCTCTAGAGATCTAGTTTTATGAAAGGTATTCGCAACACCTCAACTAACGCCAGCACTGTATCAATTGATGCTTACCAAATCATTACTGACCGCATTTTAGCTAAAATGGAAGGCGGCGAAATGCCATGGCAGAAACCATGGCACAGTTTAGGTGCGCCTCGTAACTACGCAACAGGCCACACTTACACAGGTATCAATACCTTTCTGCTGCACTTCCTAAACAATGGATTGCCGTTATTTCTGACGTTTTGCCAAGCTCAACAGCTGGGTGGACATGTTCGACAAGGGGCAAAAGGTTTTCCTATCATTTACTACAACGTCGTTGAGAAGGAAACGGCAGAAGGCGAAACTGAGAGAATACCTTTCGTGAAGTACTCG from Hymenobacter sp. GOD-10R carries:
- a CDS encoding replication initiation protein, which translates into the protein MQAELFTHDKPETTSKLVVQRNDLVNARFALTTLEMRLFMAMLARINREDTEFYELHIPVTEVVATSGRRPSSNDYQQLKDMCALLASRVIYIERPSKKRRAGQTTEEAPSFSNTPLMAYADYSSEERALVVRFNDRVREHLLQLNDGNFTQAQLMQLLKLKSAHSYRIYWLLKQYGSFGTRTVRVEELKRLLDLEGQYKQFPLFKLRVLDRAQQELAQTNLAFEYDLIRGKANSVEEIRFRFTPVTSEVLLPSLPATAEWQKSLLEVGVSASSIAAIGELIDKGEIEPGYVQYVVHQQRNKSSQGKIKSLAGAVFTAVTKGHLMEEYRKALQQRQKASARKPSSTPEVIRYRVQEAREAYNIMVRKRTAKGATFEENLELVYLSQGFRRELDAQGVEWLIKK